A genome region from Corynebacterium uberis includes the following:
- a CDS encoding sensor histidine kinase, whose translation MTATATGRREAVGGIPLRVWLVVIVVAISGAGLIGTSVAVSQVMRNVIESRVDNDLRDSINGWARNAQIFQANPAAVRVPTAYYVSWRFPNGRIQEFYGAGGRPDLSELMDTGRPETVSSDPQSGGTSRWRAMVSNEGGVITVVAKNMATEDSIVARLTAVQTIISLMVLTVMAMLAYYFVFTALRPLREVESTARAIADGDLGRRVPQWPVSTEVGQLAYALNIMLSQLQKSVEDSKTKEEQMRRFVGDASHELRTPLTSLRGYTELYRSGATDDVDMVLGKIEAESKRMSMLVEDLLALTRAEGQRLEFTTVDVLELALGVASTARAAFPGRTVRVENKAAGIPLVEGDASRLHQVVLNLVTNGLRHGGPDATVTVRLSYTGLSNNQVLIEVIDDGRGMPEDHTKHIFERFYRADTSRSRASGGTGLGLAIVKSLIDKHGGTVGVESVVGEGSTFSIRLARKRDD comes from the coding sequence GTGACGGCGACGGCGACGGGGCGTCGGGAAGCGGTGGGGGGCATCCCGCTGCGGGTGTGGCTGGTGGTCATTGTGGTGGCCATCAGCGGTGCCGGTCTTATTGGCACGTCTGTGGCGGTGTCGCAGGTGATGCGGAATGTTATTGAAAGCCGCGTAGATAATGACCTGCGGGACTCCATTAATGGCTGGGCGCGTAATGCGCAGATTTTCCAGGCTAATCCTGCCGCGGTGCGGGTACCCACGGCGTATTATGTGTCGTGGCGTTTTCCCAACGGGCGGATTCAGGAGTTTTATGGCGCCGGCGGCCGGCCAGATTTGTCTGAATTAATGGATACGGGCAGGCCGGAGACGGTGTCGTCGGATCCGCAGTCGGGGGGTACGTCCCGGTGGCGGGCGATGGTCAGCAATGAGGGCGGCGTTATTACGGTGGTGGCTAAGAATATGGCCACCGAGGACAGCATTGTTGCTCGCCTTACTGCGGTGCAAACAATAATTAGTTTGATGGTCCTGACCGTGATGGCCATGCTGGCGTACTATTTTGTGTTTACTGCGCTGCGACCGTTGCGGGAAGTTGAATCAACGGCGCGGGCTATTGCGGATGGTGACTTGGGCCGGCGTGTTCCGCAGTGGCCGGTGAGTACGGAGGTTGGTCAACTGGCCTACGCGCTCAATATTATGCTCTCGCAGCTGCAAAAGTCGGTGGAGGATTCCAAGACTAAAGAGGAGCAAATGCGGCGCTTTGTGGGTGATGCGTCGCATGAATTGCGCACCCCGTTGACGTCGCTGCGCGGTTATACGGAGCTGTATCGTAGTGGCGCCACGGATGATGTGGATATGGTGCTCGGCAAGATTGAGGCCGAGTCGAAGCGCATGAGCATGCTGGTAGAGGACCTGCTGGCGTTGACTCGGGCGGAGGGTCAGCGGCTGGAATTTACCACCGTGGATGTTCTTGAGCTGGCGCTGGGTGTCGCGTCGACGGCGCGTGCGGCGTTCCCCGGCCGGACGGTGCGAGTGGAAAATAAGGCGGCCGGTATTCCGCTGGTGGAAGGTGATGCGTCACGGCTGCACCAGGTGGTACTGAATTTGGTGACTAATGGCTTGCGCCATGGTGGCCCGGATGCGACTGTGACTGTGCGGCTTTCTTATACGGGGCTGAGCAATAACCAGGTTCTCATTGAGGTTATTGATGATGGCCGCGGCATGCCAGAGGATCACACCAAGCATATCTTCGAGCGTTTTTATCGGGCTGACACGTCGCGTTCTCGGGCTTCTGGGGGAACGGGATTGGGCTTGGCAATTGTGAAGTCGCTCATCGATAAGCACGGCGGCACCGTGGGAGTGGAGTCCGTCGTGGGGGAGGGCTCCACCTTCAGCATTCGGCTGGCTAGGAAGCGCGACGACTGA
- a CDS encoding response regulator transcription factor yields MNQKANDIKVLVVDDEPNIVELLTVGLKFQGFEVRSAGDGESALEVAREFHPDAFILDVMMPGMDGFELLPRLRDEGMEGPVLYLTAKDAVENRIHGLTIGADDYVTKPFSLEEVITRLRVILRRGHLLHEERDDATIVYADLTLNDDTHEVTKAGEFVDLSPTEFNLLRYLMLNAEVVLSKAKILDNVWHYDFGGDGNVVESYISYLRRKVDTGEQPLIHTVRGVGYVLRKPRN; encoded by the coding sequence ACCGTAGGGCTGAAGTTCCAGGGCTTTGAGGTGCGTTCGGCTGGCGATGGGGAGTCGGCGCTGGAGGTGGCGCGGGAGTTCCATCCGGACGCGTTCATCCTGGACGTCATGATGCCGGGCATGGATGGCTTCGAGCTGTTGCCGCGGCTGCGCGACGAGGGGATGGAGGGCCCGGTCCTGTACCTGACGGCGAAGGACGCGGTGGAAAACCGCATCCACGGCCTGACTATCGGCGCAGATGACTACGTGACTAAGCCCTTCTCCTTGGAGGAGGTGATCACGCGGCTGCGGGTGATTTTGCGTCGCGGTCATTTGCTCCATGAAGAGCGCGATGACGCCACGATTGTGTACGCGGATCTCACGCTCAATGATGACACCCATGAGGTGACTAAAGCGGGCGAGTTTGTGGACCTGTCTCCCACGGAATTTAACCTGCTGCGTTACCTGATGCTCAACGCTGAGGTCGTTCTTTCAAAGGCGAAGATCCTGGATAACGTGTGGCATTATGATTTTGGGGGCGACGGAAATGTGGTCGAATCCTACATTTCTTATCTGCGGAGGAAAGTGGATACTGGCGAGCAGCCGCTCATCCATACGGTCCGCGGTGTGGGCTATGTCCTGCGCAAGCCCCGCAACTAG
- the purD gene encoding phosphoribosylamine--glycine ligase: MRILVIGAGAREHALLRALSRDPLVTELHVSPGNAGMADIATLHDASVAPAELHPDLVVIGPEAPLVAGLADELRAAGIPVFGPSKAAAALEGSKAFAKEVMAAAGVATAQSVQVTPTDGDVEAALDQFGPMFVVKDDGLAGGKGVVVTDSREKARAHAQAILQAGNPVLFESFLPGPEVSLFCLVDGETVVPLLPAQDHKRAYDGDEGPNTGGMGAYAPLPWLPEGAVERIVDEVCRPVAREMVRRGTPYSGLLYAGLAWGPEGPAVVEFNARFGDPETQAVLALLRTPLAGLLHAVATGTLAQQPPLEWEDGYAVTVVLAAQGYPDSPRKGDPITAIPQDTPQAYTLHAGTAPGPVSAGGRVLSVVATGESLSQARQRAYDVIGQIELEGSFYRSDIALPAVEGRIQI; encoded by the coding sequence ATGCGAATCCTAGTCATCGGCGCGGGCGCACGCGAACATGCGCTCCTGCGCGCCCTGTCCCGCGATCCCCTTGTTACGGAACTCCACGTCAGCCCCGGTAACGCTGGGATGGCAGACATCGCCACGCTTCACGACGCCTCCGTGGCCCCCGCCGAGCTCCACCCCGATCTGGTGGTCATTGGCCCCGAGGCTCCGCTCGTCGCTGGGCTTGCAGATGAGCTGCGGGCCGCGGGCATCCCGGTCTTTGGCCCCTCCAAGGCGGCTGCGGCGCTGGAGGGTTCCAAGGCGTTTGCCAAGGAGGTCATGGCCGCTGCGGGCGTGGCTACCGCCCAGTCCGTGCAGGTCACTCCCACGGATGGCGACGTTGAGGCCGCGTTGGATCAGTTTGGCCCGATGTTCGTGGTCAAGGATGACGGCCTAGCCGGGGGCAAGGGAGTGGTGGTGACGGACTCCAGAGAAAAGGCCCGCGCCCATGCCCAGGCGATTCTGCAGGCCGGCAATCCGGTCCTGTTCGAGTCCTTCCTGCCCGGCCCGGAGGTGTCCCTGTTCTGCCTGGTGGACGGGGAGACGGTGGTTCCGCTGCTTCCGGCGCAGGATCATAAGCGTGCCTATGACGGCGATGAGGGCCCAAATACGGGTGGTATGGGCGCCTATGCGCCGCTGCCGTGGCTTCCGGAGGGGGCTGTCGAGCGCATCGTCGATGAGGTATGCCGTCCTGTCGCCCGCGAGATGGTGCGCCGGGGAACCCCCTATTCGGGGTTGCTCTATGCGGGCCTGGCGTGGGGGCCAGAGGGCCCGGCGGTGGTGGAATTCAACGCGCGCTTCGGGGATCCGGAGACGCAGGCGGTGCTGGCGTTGCTGCGCACCCCGCTCGCGGGATTGTTGCACGCTGTGGCCACCGGCACGCTGGCGCAGCAGCCGCCGCTTGAGTGGGAGGACGGCTATGCGGTGACGGTGGTGTTGGCGGCGCAGGGTTACCCGGACAGTCCCCGCAAGGGTGATCCGATTACGGCGATCCCGCAGGACACCCCGCAGGCCTACACGTTGCATGCAGGTACGGCGCCGGGGCCGGTGTCGGCTGGGGGACGGGTGCTGTCGGTGGTGGCGACGGGTGAGAGCCTGAGCCAGGCCCGGCAGCGCGCGTATGACGTGATTGGTCAGATTGAGCTGGAGGGCTCTTTCTACCGGAGTGATATCGCGTTGCCGGCGGTGGAGGGGCGCATCCAGATATAG
- a CDS encoding HNH endonuclease signature motif containing protein, protein MLGPFREAVDCEGFCDELGAECGLSGRAVEENMVAMDVLSQLPLLRAHCKALNHLCMRRLCAIARGCLGAPDEVLGAIDSQLVAYLTPRTQCQLLPSPRAIYNKVRQLVDALTPPPEPEQPEPQKPTVDFATTTDDRTVVTAEMSVAEGTRVFVALRRLARARSCTMGEALLALIEEKVSFTCVLNFFGTDGPQYLLGHGELTRAQQDYWARRIDRSRDLTNVGTYLSSLHDAPDALSTATLLRDGHCRYPDCTRKHGVQLHHVIAFEQGGPTTLSNLVALCPHHHNKVTFEHVRLHMRHSGVCHWHFPNGKQLVTEPQGPLGDPRKVRWAQDTAGRIRNKADYLNKRRRMPSRVR, encoded by the coding sequence ATGCTTGGGCCGTTCCGTGAGGCCGTTGACTGTGAGGGATTCTGCGATGAACTCGGTGCGGAGTGCGGCCTGAGCGGTCGTGCCGTTGAGGAAAACATGGTGGCCATGGACGTGTTGAGCCAGCTGCCACTGTTGCGGGCCCACTGCAAGGCCCTCAACCACCTGTGCATGCGCCGCTTGTGCGCCATCGCGCGTGGGTGTCTGGGGGCTCCGGATGAGGTCCTTGGGGCCATTGATTCGCAGCTGGTGGCCTATCTCACGCCGCGGACGCAGTGCCAGTTGTTGCCCAGCCCGCGGGCGATATACAACAAGGTGCGCCAGCTGGTTGACGCGCTGACTCCGCCGCCGGAGCCGGAGCAGCCGGAACCGCAGAAGCCCACCGTCGACTTTGCTACGACCACGGACGATCGCACGGTGGTTACCGCCGAGATGTCGGTTGCGGAAGGCACGCGGGTCTTCGTGGCGCTGCGGCGCCTGGCAAGGGCTCGCTCGTGCACCATGGGGGAGGCCCTGCTCGCCCTCATCGAGGAGAAGGTTTCGTTCACCTGCGTGCTCAACTTCTTTGGCACCGACGGCCCGCAATACCTGCTCGGCCACGGCGAACTCACGCGCGCGCAGCAGGACTACTGGGCACGGCGCATTGACCGCTCCCGGGACCTCACCAACGTGGGCACGTACCTCAGTTCGCTTCACGACGCCCCCGACGCCCTCTCCACCGCGACCCTGCTGCGGGATGGGCATTGCCGCTACCCAGACTGCACGCGTAAGCACGGAGTCCAGCTCCACCACGTCATCGCTTTCGAGCAGGGCGGCCCCACCACGCTGTCCAATCTGGTGGCGTTATGCCCGCACCACCACAACAAGGTCACCTTTGAGCATGTTCGTCTGCACATGCGCCACAGCGGGGTGTGCCATTGGCACTTCCCCAACGGCAAGCAGCTGGTGACTGAGCCGCAGGGCCCACTCGGGGATCCGCGGAAGGTCAGGTGGGCCCAAGATACGGCCGGGCGAATAAGGAATAAGGCCGACTATCTGAATAAGCGCAGGAGGATGCCCAGCCGCGTGCGATAA
- a CDS encoding HIT family protein — translation MATVFSKIISGELPGRFVYRDETVVAFLSIEPVAYGHTLVVPVAEVDRWTDLDPAVWAHVNEVAQWVGQAIMDVFDCERAGLLIAGFEVPHTHVHVFPANDMSGYDLSAAMDASSTDDAAMDDAATKLREALSRRAS, via the coding sequence ATGGCTACAGTATTTAGCAAAATTATCTCCGGAGAACTGCCCGGCCGATTCGTCTACCGCGATGAGACCGTCGTGGCGTTTCTATCCATCGAACCGGTCGCCTACGGGCACACCCTGGTAGTCCCCGTCGCGGAGGTTGACCGCTGGACCGATCTGGATCCCGCCGTCTGGGCCCACGTCAACGAGGTGGCGCAGTGGGTGGGCCAAGCAATCATGGACGTCTTCGACTGCGAACGCGCCGGCCTACTCATCGCCGGGTTCGAGGTCCCGCACACCCACGTGCACGTGTTCCCCGCCAACGACATGTCCGGATACGACCTCTCCGCAGCCATGGACGCCAGCTCGACTGACGACGCCGCCATGGATGACGCCGCCACGAAACTGCGCGAAGCACTCAGTCGTCGCGCTTCCTAG